CAGATCACTATGTCGTGCCTGCGTATGTTCACAAGCCTTCGGCCCGCAATGCCTCGATGTCCTCGGCACGCCTTGGCAGGTCGTGGCTTAGGATCTCGTAGCCGTTTTTCGTGACCAGGACGTCATCCTCGATACGGATCCCGATATTCCGGAAGCGTTCCGGTATATCGTCGCTTCCCGGAACATAGAGGCCCGGCTCGACCGTCGTCACCATCCCCGCTTCCAGGACGCGAGGCGCCCCGCCGACCTTGTAATCCCCCACGTCATGCACATCGAGACCCAGCCAGTGGCCGGTTCTATGCATGTAAAAACGCTTGTAAGCGCCGTTTTCGATCAGCTCATCAACCGCACCGTGCAAAAGTTTCAGGTCGAGCAGGCCCTGCGTCAGGACCTTGACCGCGGCCTCGTGCGCGGCCGGCCACTCGCGACCCGGCGCTATGGCGGTCAGCGCCGCGCCATGCGCGGCAAGCACGATGTCATAGAGCGCGCGCTGTTCGGGACTAAACCTGGCCCCCACCGGGAAGGTCCGGGTGATATCCGACGCGTAGCCGTCGATCTCGCAGCCGGCATCGATCAATACGAGCGTGCCGTCCTTCAGCGGCGCGTCGTTTTCGGTGTAATGAAGGATGCACGCGTTGGCCCCGCTCGCCACTATCGGCGGGTACGAGGGATATTGGGAGCCACCCTTGCGGAAGGCGTAGAGAAGCTCGGCCTCGAGTTCGTATTCAAAGAGCCCCGGGGCGCATCCCCGGATGGCGCGCCTGTGTCCCTCGACACCGACCGCCGCGGCGTGGCGCATGAGCGCAATCTCCTCGGGGCGTTTCGTAAGCCGCATCTCATGGAGGATATGGTTTGGGTCGACGAACTCCTCGGGCGCCGCGATCCCCGACCGTGCCTTGGCGCGGACCTCATTGACCCACTCGAGGACGTGGCCATCGAATTCCGGATGGCGGCCCATGCTGTAGTAGACGCGACGCCGGTCCTCAAGGAGACCTGGAAGGATGTCGTCTATGTCGTCTATGGGGAAGGCGTCGTCGGCCCCGTATTGGGAGACCGCCCCCTCGGGGCCGGCGCGTCGCCCTTGCCACTGCTCCTTGTCCGGGTCCCGGTCCCGGCAAAAAAGCAGGAACTCGCCCTGGGCCCGCCCGGGGATCAAGACCGCCACGGCCTCGGGCTCGGGGAAGTGTGTCAGATAATAGAAGTCGCTGTCGGGGCGGAAGAGGTATTCCACATCGCCGTTGCGCGCGCGCACGGGCGATGTCGGTATGATCGCTACGGCCTCGCCCATGAGACCCATGAATTCGGCGCGCCGGCGCCTGAAGGCATTTTTGTCCATGGGGATCATTATGCCCGAAGTCGACGGCCGCGCCACGCCCGCGCGAGTCGTATGGCGGACCCGTTCACCCGGCGATCTCGTCGTAGATCAACTGCACCGCGACCCGCAGATATTCGACGAGTTCGCTTAAGTCCGACTCGCCGACGGTTCCGCTGGCCTCCGCGAGGTCGCCGATATCGGTCAAGGCCTCGGCCACGATCTCGGGGTGATCGTTCGCCCCCGTGTCACGGTCATGAAAATAAAACCCGGTCACAAAGCCCCGGCACCATTCGATAAGCGCCCGGCTGCGTTGCACGGCCGGGCGCTCGTCGTCCGGCAGCAAGGGCTCAAGTCCGAGCCCGCCCTCGGCGAGGGCCTCGCCGATCCGGCGGCGCGCGCTCTCAAGGCCATCGCGCAGGTCGGGGTCGGTTTCGTTCGCCCCCAGCGCCGCGATCGCCCTATCGTCATCGGCCCGCCCCGCGCATATCAGGCCGACCATGACGCCATGGGCCTCCGATGCCCCGAGCGCGACGTCGGCCTGCCCCAGCATCATCGTCCATGTGTCGTACGAGAGGTCATCATGCATGCCGCCATTCTATCCCATGCCACCGCACTTTTGGCGTCATGCAAGCCGGCATTTTCCCGGGCCGAGAAGCCCGCGCGCGCAGGCTGCGAGGCGATCCACAAGCCCCTCACGGCGGACGTTGACCCCGGCGCCCGCGAGTTCTATAGTGGCCCACATGAGCGGCGAATCTCCCCCCGATGCCGATGCGCTGGCCCGCCTGGAGCGTCGGATCGAGGACTTGGTCGCGGTGTGCCGGCGACTCCAGGAAGACAATGCGAATTGGCGCGCGCGCCATCAGGCCTTGTCGGCGGAGTATGTGCGACTGAACGAACGCACGCGCGTGGCACGCAGCCGTGTCGAGGAGATGATAGGGCGTGTCGCGGCCTTGACCCGCGAGGAGCGGTGATGACGGGCCATAAGGAGACGATCCATATCTCCGTGCTCGGCAAGGAGTTCGCGGTGTCCTGTCCGGAGGATGAGCGGGAGGCCTTGATCAAGGCGGCCCGTTATGTCGACCTGCGCATGCAGGAAGGCCAGCGTGGCGGCCGGACGGTCAGCATGGAGCGGCACGCCGTCATGGCGGCCCTCAACATGGCGTATGAGTTGCTGCGGTTGCGCGAACAGTCGGTGTCGACGTCGGCGGAGTGGATCAAACGCGTCGAGGGACTTACCGACAAGGTGGAGCAGGTTTTACGAGACGAGTTAAAGGAGCGGCCTTGAGAATCATTGAGGTCGTTTGCGGGTTTGGCGCCCCCTGCGGTGTTCGTAGCCATTCCGTGCCCCTGAACCTATAACTCTTGCCTCGGGAACCACGATCTCGGGCGCTGTTGTGCATGTCCGTCTCGAACGGAAAGCCTGAAGCATCCGGACGTGTCCCACTTGAACCTTTGGTTCGAGGCAAAGAATGGTTACGGCACAGGCGGAGGGCGCCTCTATCTTGCTTGCAGTACCGGTCCCATGAATGACAAACACGGTTTGCGGCGCAGTCTGCGCGAATGCCGCAGGGCGGTGGGTGCGCGCGCGCGCGCGGTGAGCGCGCAGCACGTGGCGCGGCGCGGCCTGCCGCTCCTGCGTCGGGCGCATCATGTCGGGATCTATTGGCCGGTCGGTTCGGAACTCGATCCGCGACCGCTGGCGCGCGCCCTCATGCGCGTTCATCGCGCCGTCTATCTGCCGGTCGCGGACCATCGCCCTGGGCGTCCCCTGGCATTCGTTCCCTGGCGGCCACCGTTGGCGCCGGGGCCGTTACATGTACCAGAGCCGCGTTGGGGACGCCGGATGCGCGCGCGGCGACTCGACGCCGTGCTGGTGCCATTGGTCGGGTTCGATGCCCGCGGATGGCGTCTCGGCCAGGGCGGCGGCCATTACGACCGGACCTTTGGTTTCGTGCGCAAGGCGCGGGGGCGTCCGGTCTTGATCGGATTGGCTTACGAATGCCAGCGACTGACGCAGGCGCCGCGCGAGGGGCACGATGTGCGCCTCCATGCGGTATTGACCGAACGGCGACTCTATCGCGCACAGGATGCAGTGGCATGAATATCTTGTTTATCGGCGATGTCGTCGGCGATGCCGGACGCCGGGTGTTGTTGGCAAGGCTCCCGGTCCTCCAGGAGCGCTTCAAGATCGATCTTACGATCGTGAACATCGAGAACGCCGCCGGCGGTTTTGGGGTGACCGACAAGATCCTGCGCGAGTGCCTCGCTCACAAGATCGACGTTTTGAGCACCGGAAACCACGTCTTTGACAAGCGCGAGGCGCTGGAGCTGGTGGGCCGCGAGCCGCGCTTGTTGCGGCCTCACAACTATCCGGTGGGCACCCCGGGGAGTGGCTGGTATGTGGGGAAGACGCGCGCCGGCGAGCCGTTCGCGGTCCTGAACGTCATGGGTACGGCCTTCATGCATCCGGTGCTCGATTGTCCATTCGCGTGCGCCAGGACCGCGCTTGAGACAAGGCCCGAGGCCGTGAAGGCGGTACTCGTGGATTGCCACGCCGAAACGACGAGCGAGAAGATGGCCATGGGCTGGTTTCTGGATGGACAGGTGAGTGCGGTGGTGGGCACGCACACCCACGTCCCGACCGCCGATGAGCGCATCCTGCCGGCGGGTACGGCCTACATCTCGGATGTCGGCATGACCGGCTGCTATGACTCCGTGATCGGCATGAATAAGGACAAGGTGCTGCGGCGCATGGTGCAGAAGCTGCCCGAGCGGCTTGAGGCCGCCGAGGGTCGGGCGACGCTGTGCGGGGTCGTCATAGAGGTCGACACCAAGACCGGCCGTAGCCGTGGCATCCAGCGCCTGAGCGTGCGCGAGGACTGATGGCCTATTGGCTCTTCAAGAGTGAACCGAGTTCGTTTTCCCTCGAAGACCTGATGGCGCGCGATGCCCCCGAGCCCTGGAGCGGGGTGCGGAACTTCCAGGCGCGCAATTTCATGCGCGCCATGCGGCCCGGCGACCTCGGGTTTTTTTATCATTCGAGCTGCGCTGCGCCCGCGATCGTGGGGGAGGTCGAGGTCACGCGCGCCTCTTACCCAGACCACACCGCCCGGGATCCGGACGACCACCACTATGATCCGCGGGCGATCGCAAACCCGGAGCTCTGGTCCATGGTCGACGTCGCCTTCCGCGAGCGCTACCCGGTCCCGGTGACCTTGGCCCGCCTCAAGGATTGTCCGGCGCTTGCCGGCATGCGCCTCCTGGCGCGCGGCAACCGGCTGTCGGTCCTGCCCGTGACCGAAGACGAGTGGCGGATCATCCAGGCGCTCGCCCGCGCCCCATGAGGTTCTATCACTTCTGGTTCGAGCCGGCCTCCGAGCGTGTGCGGCTCGCGCTCGGGGCCAAGGCCATCGAACACCAGCGCATCATCCCCGATTATGACGACGACGAGACCTTTTTTGAGATCGGCGTGGCCCGGCAGGCGCCGGTGTTGCTGTGGGACGACGGGCGCGTTCAGACCGATTCGCAGGTGATCCTGCGCGCGCTCGATGCCTATCGGCCCGACCCGTCGCTCTTTGGTCCCCTGCAGGATGCGCAGTGGCAGGCCTTGCAGGCATGGCGCGCGAAGGCCGCGGGTCTTCTGGAGAGGCTCCATGCCCCCGTGCGCCCGGCGTACCGGGGCCTCGGCGATCACCCCTCCCATCTCGCCTCGTACAAGGCCTCGGTAGCGGCGCGTTTTGGCGCAAGCCTGGAGGAGTTGGCCAACGATCGCTATGGGGCCTATGCGCAACTCGACGCCTTGACCCAGTTCAAGGAGTTGGGGGCCTTCCTCGCCCAGCATCGGTTCTATGCGGGGACGTTTTCGGCGGCCGACGTGCTGCTTACCGCGGACCTCTTTGCGTTGCAGCTTCAAGACGGCATCACGCTGCCGATCGACATCATGTATTATTTCGAACGCGTTCAGGACGTCTGCGGGGTCGGCCTGCGCGACGGACTCATCGGCGGTTGACTGCGGGAGGGATCATGACCTTATGCGAGCTTTTGATCTACCTGGACCGGGAATCCGGCTATCCCGTGCTCGACGGGGATTGCGAGGAGACGATCAAGAAGGCCTTGGCCGGCAGCCACAAGGACGTCCTCGCGGGACGGATCGTGGCAGCCATGGCGGCAAGCGTGGACGCCACCACGGCCGCCGTCTCCATACTCCGCGCCCAGGCGACGACCGCGCTCGGGCCCTTGCGCCTGAAGGCGATGCGCGACGATGTCTCGGGTCACGACCTAAAGCGCATGGAGCGCACGGTGCACGCCATAGACGGGGCGTTCAACGACGAGGCGCTGGCGGCGCGCAAGTCCTAGAGGCGACCCGCCATCCCCCGACGGGCCGCGCGCCTTATCGCAGAAACAGCCGGTAGGCGGGATTTTCCGTCTCCTCCTGGTAATCCATGCCGAGCGTCTCCAGGAACGCCGGCAGCCTCTTTCGTTCGGATGCGGGCACCTGCATGCCGATCAAGACCCGGCCATAGTCGGCGCCGTGATTGCGGTAATGGAAGAGGCTGATGTTCCAGGCGCGGCCCATGGCGTTCAGGAAGGCCAT
The DNA window shown above is from Acidiferrobacter sp. SPIII_3 and carries:
- a CDS encoding aminopeptidase P N-terminal domain-containing protein, with translation MIPMDKNAFRRRRAEFMGLMGEAVAIIPTSPVRARNGDVEYLFRPDSDFYYLTHFPEPEAVAVLIPGRAQGEFLLFCRDRDPDKEQWQGRRAGPEGAVSQYGADDAFPIDDIDDILPGLLEDRRRVYYSMGRHPEFDGHVLEWVNEVRAKARSGIAAPEEFVDPNHILHEMRLTKRPEEIALMRHAAAVGVEGHRRAIRGCAPGLFEYELEAELLYAFRKGGSQYPSYPPIVASGANACILHYTENDAPLKDGTLVLIDAGCEIDGYASDITRTFPVGARFSPEQRALYDIVLAAHGAALTAIAPGREWPAAHEAAVKVLTQGLLDLKLLHGAVDELIENGAYKRFYMHRTGHWLGLDVHDVGDYKVGGAPRVLEAGMVTTVEPGLYVPGSDDIPERFRNIGIRIEDDVLVTKNGYEILSHDLPRRAEDIEALRAEGL
- a CDS encoding UPF0149 family protein — protein: MHDDLSYDTWTMMLGQADVALGASEAHGVMVGLICAGRADDDRAIAALGANETDPDLRDGLESARRRIGEALAEGGLGLEPLLPDDERPAVQRSRALIEWCRGFVTGFYFHDRDTGANDHPEIVAEALTDIGDLAEASGTVGESDLSELVEYLRVAVQLIYDEIAG
- a CDS encoding cell division protein ZapA, which gives rise to MTGHKETIHISVLGKEFAVSCPEDEREALIKAARYVDLRMQEGQRGGRTVSMERHAVMAALNMAYELLRLREQSVSTSAEWIKRVEGLTDKVEQVLRDELKERP
- a CDS encoding 5-formyltetrahydrofolate cyclo-ligase — its product is MNDKHGLRRSLRECRRAVGARARAVSAQHVARRGLPLLRRAHHVGIYWPVGSELDPRPLARALMRVHRAVYLPVADHRPGRPLAFVPWRPPLAPGPLHVPEPRWGRRMRARRLDAVLVPLVGFDARGWRLGQGGGHYDRTFGFVRKARGRPVLIGLAYECQRLTQAPREGHDVRLHAVLTERRLYRAQDAVA
- a CDS encoding TIGR00282 family metallophosphoesterase, which gives rise to MNILFIGDVVGDAGRRVLLARLPVLQERFKIDLTIVNIENAAGGFGVTDKILRECLAHKIDVLSTGNHVFDKREALELVGREPRLLRPHNYPVGTPGSGWYVGKTRAGEPFAVLNVMGTAFMHPVLDCPFACARTALETRPEAVKAVLVDCHAETTSEKMAMGWFLDGQVSAVVGTHTHVPTADERILPAGTAYISDVGMTGCYDSVIGMNKDKVLRRMVQKLPERLEAAEGRATLCGVVIEVDTKTGRSRGIQRLSVRED
- a CDS encoding EVE domain-containing protein produces the protein MAYWLFKSEPSSFSLEDLMARDAPEPWSGVRNFQARNFMRAMRPGDLGFFYHSSCAAPAIVGEVEVTRASYPDHTARDPDDHHYDPRAIANPELWSMVDVAFRERYPVPVTLARLKDCPALAGMRLLARGNRLSVLPVTEDEWRIIQALARAP
- a CDS encoding glutathione S-transferase family protein, with product MRFYHFWFEPASERVRLALGAKAIEHQRIIPDYDDDETFFEIGVARQAPVLLWDDGRVQTDSQVILRALDAYRPDPSLFGPLQDAQWQALQAWRAKAAGLLERLHAPVRPAYRGLGDHPSHLASYKASVAARFGASLEELANDRYGAYAQLDALTQFKELGAFLAQHRFYAGTFSAADVLLTADLFALQLQDGITLPIDIMYYFERVQDVCGVGLRDGLIGG